One stretch of Oncorhynchus clarkii lewisi isolate Uvic-CL-2024 chromosome 3, UVic_Ocla_1.0, whole genome shotgun sequence DNA includes these proteins:
- the LOC139405900 gene encoding sclerostin domain-containing protein 1-like produces MHLSACKSCHLVFLFSILVRSCQAFNNDATEILYSHVDTPVQDARSNVSLNRARNGGRGAGNTAGNDRVDQRSQVGCRELRSTKYISDGQCTSINPIKELVCAGECLPAQMLPNWIGGGYGRKFWSRRNSQDWRCVNDKTRTQRIQLQCQDGSTRTYKITVVTSCKCKRYSRQHNESSHMKFEEPALSRPQLLHKHKAKAKRRLGKIKLNENWHEAEP; encoded by the exons ATGCACTTGAGCGCATGCAAGTCGTGCCACCTTGTATTCTTGTTTTCTATTCTTGTGAGGAGTTGTCAGGCGTTCAATAATGATGCTACGGAGATCCTATACTCGCACGTGGATACTCCTGTGCAGGATGCCCGGAGCAATGTCTCTTTAAATCGGGCAAGAAACGGCGGGAGAGGCGCGGGAAATACTGCTGGGAACGATAGAGTTG ACCAGAGAAGCCAAGTTGGCTGTAGAGAGCTGAGGTCCACCAAGTACATCTCTGATGGCCAATGCACAAGCATCAACCCCATAAAGGAGCTAGTATGTGCTGGCGAGTGCCTCCCCGCTCAGATGCTTCCCAACTGGATTGGCGGCGGCTACGGCAGAAAGTTTTGGAGCCGGAGGAACAGTCAGGACTGGCGCTGCGTCAACGACAAGACGCGCACCCAACGCATCCAGCTGCAGTGCCAGGACGGCAGCACAAGAACGTACAAAATCACTGTGGTCACCTCGTGCAAGTGTAAGAGGTACTCCCGGCAACACAACGAGTCGAGCCATATGAAGTTTGAGGAGCCTGCCTTGTCTCGGCCCCAGCTTCTCCACAAACACAAAGCCAAAGCCAAAAGGAGGCTAGGGAAGATTAAGCTAAATGAGAATTGGCATGAAGCAGAGCCCTAA